From Chaetodon auriga isolate fChaAug3 chromosome 10, fChaAug3.hap1, whole genome shotgun sequence, a single genomic window includes:
- the LOC143327657 gene encoding SRSF protein kinase 3, whose translation MQRSPRSAHIAAQQHHMSEATSPNNFKVLGCHEQLGPKDNQHSEDPNEYCYGGYHPVQIGDTLNRRYQVVSKLGWGYFSTVWLCLDLRLGLRVAVKVLKSGAGFTQAGQDELTLLRCASGPTSRHPSSQRIVQLLDEFKLAGVNGVHMCLVLELLGPDLRSWQLCFGNPGLTQSWVKQILTQVLQGLDYLHTQCKIIHTDIKPENILLCLEEESHKVPAGGSCSSAVLTGKEANSTGKQQVNPHSLKGITVKIADLGSSCWVYKHFCEEIQTRQYRSLEVLLGSEYGPPADIWSVACMAFELVTGDSLFEPKVSESISLEEDHIAQIMELLGKIPPAVALSGKYSAEYFSRRGDLRRVGPLRLWSLYDVLVEKYHFLLEEASGFSDFLLRMLDYHPERRATAAQCLRHPWLTS comes from the exons ATGCAGAGGAGTCCCCGCTCAGCACATATAGCTGCTCAGCAGCATCATAT gagtgAAGCTACATCTCCTAATAACTTCAAGGTCCTAGGGTGCCACGAGCAGCTGGGCCCAAAGGACAACCAGCACTCTGAGGACCCCAATGAATACTGTTATG GTGGGTACCACCCTGTCCAGATAGGTGACACCCTCAACAGAAGATATCAGGTGGTTTCTAAGCTCGGCTGGGGCTATTTCTCcactgtgtggctgtgtctgGACCTCAG GCTGGGTCTTCGTGTTGCTGTGAAGGTGCTGAAGAGCGGAGCTGGCTTCACCCAGGCAGGACAGGATGAACTCACGCTCCTACGATGT GCTAGTGGTCCGACAAGCCGTCATCCGTCTAGTCAGAGGATTGTTCAGCTGCTCGATGAGTTCAAGCTGGCCGGGGTCAATGGGGTCC ACATGTGCCTGGTGCTGGAGCTGTTGGGGCCCGACCTGAGAAGCTGGCAGCTTTGTTTTGGGAATCCAGGACTGACGCAGTCTTGGGTCAAACAAATACTTACTCAG GTTTTGCAGGGGCTGGACTACCTTCACACTCAGTGTAAAATCATCCACACAGACATCAAGCCTGAGAACATCCTGCTGTGTCTGGAGGAAGAGTCCCACAaagtaccagcagggggcagctgTTCCTCTGCTGTTCTGACTGGGAAAGAGGCCAATTCCACag ggaagcagcaggtgaaccCACACAGTTTAAAGGGAATTACAGTGAAGATTGCTGACCTGGGCAGCTCCTGCTGGGTG TACAAACATTTCTGTGAGGAGATCCAGACCCGTCAGTATCGCTCACTAGAGGTTTTACTGGGATCTGAGTACGGCCCGCCTGCTGACATCTGGAGTGTTGCCTGCATG GCCTTTGAGTTGGTCACTGGAGACTCCCTGTTCGAACCCAAAGTGAGCGAGTCCATTTCTCTGGAGGAAG ACCACATTGCCCAGATCATGGAGCTGCTCGGTAAAATTCCACCAGCTGTTGCCTTGTCGGGTAAATACTCTGCAGAGTACTTCAGCCGCAGAG GTGACCTGCGCCGTGTTGGTCCACTGAGGCTTTGGAGCCTCTATGACGTTCTGGTGGAGAAATACCACTTCCTGTTGGAGGAAGCCTCTGGATTCTCAGACTTCCTTCTTCGAATGTTGGATTATCATCCGGAGAGGAGGgccacagctgcacagtgcCTCCGCCACCCTTGGCTGACCTCATGA